The segment tgaccactgagccatctctctagccacctTCCCTTGGAGACAGGTCTCACACTGTAGGCCTtgctggcttggaacttactatgtagacctcACTGATcttacactcacactcatacatgccTATGCCTCCAcggtactgggactaaaggtgtacgCCACTATTCCCAACCACCACACCTAGTTTTATGCAGTCCTGGTTATGAAGGCCAGGACTGTATGCaaactaggcaagcactctattcCCTGGGCTCTATCTTCAACTCACCATCTTTCCCAGGGCCTTTTCACCCCACTTCCAACTTCCACTCTTGCACCATTTCCCCCCAAATGGTGACTGGGCCTTGTCCCCACTGCACCAGAACAGACCCACTGAACCCGAATGCAGAGCGCCGCCGTCACTGAGTGCCTTGTCTGCAACCTCCACCATGACTCTTACATGCTCTTTATCTAGGCCTGCCGTCTCTGGAAGTCTCTGAGTCATGGGTTAGTGTGGCAGGAACAGATATGCTAGCCCAGAACCCCGAATTTGGATGAGCTGACATGGGGGTTAGGGATCATttggagaggagagaagacaagaagaaagggaacaaaattattctttAGAAGAGAGGAATCCAGGAGCTGTTACAGATGCATAGGCAGgtagtggtggctcacagctttaATTctgtcagatctctgtgagttcgaggccaacttggtctacagagttgcaggacagctagggctacacagaaaacacaaaccaaaccaaccaaccaaacaaaaagagttCAAGATAACCATTAGGCTGGGGTAATGGTGTGAGGTGAGAAcaccagcatttgggaagctgagggaaCGAATTGCTTGTCTGAGGCCAGCTTAGGCTGCTTcaccagaccctgtctcaataaacaacagaacaacaaaagacaaacaacaaaagaacactGGGCCATCAAGATGGTCCAGCAGAtaagaatgcttgctgccaagcctaactACCTGAGTCTGAgccttgggacccacatgatgggaggagagaccaggctccaacaagttgtcctctgaccttcacaaacATGgtgtggcacacacatgcacacacactaaagcaAAACAAGGTATTCTGAAGGCAATGAGTGAGTAGTTGGCAAATGGATAGACTGTATAGCCTTATAGTTCGATCCACATCTAACCATGGGGTTGGGATTGGGATGGGACCCATGTTCATAGCCAAGCTCTTGCCTGGGCTGGGGAAGCAGGGGGGCAGGGTGCAcaccttgggaggcagaggcatgaggatCTGAAGTTTGAAGACagtctggactacacagtgagatacacaccaaaagacaaaaaaaaaaaaaaaaaaaaaaaaaaaaaatcaaaccaaccaactgTACCGTGAAGTCAGGCTACTAAGCCTTGTACACCTGAGTTCCCTGCTCTGcaactgggggggtgggggttgctGTGCAGCTGAAGCAAGCATGCTTCCAGCACACTGCAATACTGGGGTCTTTAACACTTCCGTGCTGGCGCAGACCGGAAGGAATGCTGGATCTGAAAAAGCAGGCAGAGCCAACATACCCTGGGTGGATGGTCCCGGAGGCAGACTGGTCTTCACACTGAGATTTCCTCCTCGGAGACCCCACTGGTCTTGGAGAAACAGAAGATCTTGTCGGAGAGAGGCCGCCCTTGGAAGCAGTAGTTCGGGTGCCTGGGAGTAGGGAAGGACGGTCAACTTGGCCACAGGGTTGGGACTGGGATGGGCAAAAAGGTCACAGGTCATGGACACCTACTTTCCCTACAGGCAGTCCCAGTGTGTGACTCAGCAATAGGAGGCTGGAGCCCCTTGGGGTAGTGGGGTGCAGCTGATGGATAGATGGTAGAATCCTGGATAGCGGCTTCAACCTGTGGGAAGGGCAGCAACAGAACATCAGGTGGTTTGATTTACAGAAGCTCATGGACTTGGAGGTAGGCTTAGGGACTTAGATGATATGGGGTAAGGTTTGGCAAGTCTGGGGACCCTGGGCtacttttgtgtgcatgtgcaggtgtgtatgtgtgcagagaCCCAAGGTAGACAGCAGATGTCTTCTTGGTCACCTTTATTTTCTAGATTGGGGCTCTCCTCTCACTGGACCGCACCTTGGAGCTACTTGACTAGGTTTCAGAGGGAAGACAGGGCTGGCCCCACCTCACCCTTTGACTTGGTATGGTGGTAGGGGGCCCAGGATAATGTGGGGCAGGTGTTTGGCTTCTTCCTTCAAGCATCGAAGCAGTTCTTGGCTCTGTGGTGCCACAGCCTCAGAGGTGGGAACAAGCTTCTGCCGAATCAGGGCTAGCACCTGTGGGATGGAGATGGTAGGTGGGGTAGCCAGAGCCCACCATGCCTCGCCCAACATTCACCTTACCTCCTCTGGACCCCGGCTCAGGCGAGTCTTGCTAGCTGAGTTTCCCTTGATGAGCAGACGGATCTgttcctgtctctcctcctggGGAGTCAGAAAGCCACCGACACTAGCTCCCCGTTCTTCCCACTGCCCAGGGCAGGCAATCCACCCCTTCTTACAGGGGACAGGTCCTGCTTCTTCCTgggaaccccccaccccccggctcCCTTCCTCAGAGGTCAGGTTAATTTGTTCCTTCATCCCTCCCCTCCATATCTCTTCAATATTTTTGAGGTTTATTTATTCTTAGTTTATGGCATGGCTGTGCTGCCTGTAAGGATATCTAGGCACTGCATGTATGCCGCCTGCTCACAGAGGCCAAGGAGGCCATCAGATCCCGGGAACTGAACTGCcagctgtgagctgctatgtaAATGCTAGgacctgaacccaggttctctggaaggaCAACTAGTCCTtttgtcaagacagggtttctctgtgtgtctatctctgtcctAGAAgtagctctatagaccaggctgtccttgaactcctagaCATCATCGTGCCTCTGACTCCGGagcactggggttaaaggcatagGCTACCATGACCCAGTGTAGCCAGTCCTcttaatgctgagccatctctcatagCCCTGGGAGACCCAGAGCTTGGTCTCTAGACCCCACACCCCTACTCTAACCGTCTACCAGGCCCAGGATCTCACCACCAGCTGCCGCCACTGTAGGATCCTCTGCCTCTTGGCCTGCAGCTCTCGCAGCAGAAGCTGCCGGTGCCCAACTGCACTCTCCAGTTCCTGGCTCTGGGCATGAAGAGCCTTGAGCTCTGCCCACAGGCTACTGCGCCTAAGCTCCAGCAGCAGTACTTTCctgggggagtggggtggggaggaagtgAGAGAGTGCAGAGAGCCTGGCAGCCACACTGGGGAGATGAGATCTTTGGGGAGGCATGAAGAaccacacacacaggagacaagCACCAGGAAAGGGAGGAAATGAAGGGGCTCCCAGGGTAGACAACATCTGACAACATCTAGCATCCCCAGCCTCTGCTGAGGGAGCCTCTTTACCTCTCATTGGATCCCAGTGAGAGTCTCTCCATCTCCTCAACTAGGCCCTGGAGGCGACCAGTCAGAACTTGTCTCTCACTCAGGAGTGCACTCCTCTGGGTAACTAACgtacctacagcctgccagccctcCTGGAGGTGCAAGATCCTTGTGAGCATGGtccatggggagagagagggcttCAGCAGGTCTCGGGAGAGTGTCTCAGGGTTACCTGGATGAGATGAACAGTGGACGGCAGGACCTGGCTGGAGCCTGAAGAGTCCGGGGCCTGGGGCCTGGGGCGGGGACAGAGCAGTTGAGGGACCAGCCTCTTTGTATCGATGAATGCGGGCAGTTCAATATCAGTCCTCCCTTCCCCTGGTCGGCATTCAGTTCCACCCCATTTGCAGTTCCCTGTGCCTGTTCCTGGCTATGGGGACATTCCCTTCACACCTGGACAGCACCTCTTCTTTGAGCCCCTCTTCTTTGAGCCCCTCCCCATAACACAGGGACCGGATCTCTGACTCCCGCTCTGCAGCCAGGTACTCCAAGGCAGCCAGGATGTGGCCTGCAGGGTGGTTCGTCAGCAGTGACTGGAAAGGCAGGTGAAAAAGCAGGGTGGGATGACGGTGCAGGGATGTAAGCCAGGTCTCTGAGGCCCTGACTTAGATGGCTAGGGGTGACTGGAAGTTTTATCATGGAGCAGGAGGAGGTACCCTTTCCTGGGAGCCTTGCCCTCTTACCTCAACTGAGGTCAGCCACTGCTGATAGGATGTTCCAACATGGTCATCACAAGGGCTTCTGTGGGTTTGGGTAAGCAGACAGTGAATGTTATAAGACACATCAATTACCCTCTAAATTATCACCACTGCATCTAAGTAGGAGCTATCATTGTCCCCACTGTAAAGATAAGGACATCGAATCCATCTATGTCTACTAGACTTGAGTTCCCCAACTATCTGAACTTGCTGTCCTGGGGTCCACTACATGTCCTCTTAGTTCTTGATCATTTACCCTAGTTAAGTCTCCTGGCCAGAGCCTCCCAGCCCCACTTCTAGAGCTGAGTAAGGGCCTCCTCTGTGTCCTAGAGCCTAACAGCCCTGACTACCTAGGCTGTCAACACCTATGGTGAGTCTGTCTTTTCCTAATCCTACCCTAGGAGCTCTCACATGGCAGGGATCAGAACTGAAATAACCCAGAAATACACTGTCTGAGGAATTAATAAACTAACAATCTCCCATTCCTCAAGCCTGGGTCCTCACAGAGTCTCAGAGGCAGAGAACACTCACAGGATGCTGCCTCCCCTGGCCTGGGGAGTCAGAAGGTTCTGCAGGAATTGAGTTCGGAGGGAGCAGGCTGCTCGGACATCACTCTAGGGAGAAGAGGGTGGGGTGTTAGTGGGTTCTAGGCCTCTGCTTGATCCTCGACTCCTCATAGCCCCACACAGCCCAGGATTCTTACCAACACCTCAGGCTCTAGGGCCGGGGCTGCTGACACCACAGGTCCAAAGGTCACATCCACTTTGGCTTTCCTGGAGGGACGAATGTAATTGGGATGGGGCCTTGGGAGAATAGACGTCTGTGCTCCCCACCTTGAACTGCCCCGGTCTCAAGGGCTATCTCTCAGATTAGGTCACTATCATCTCCTATATTAGCGTTCTCATTGGTCTCCCTATTCCTGTCCCCTCTGGTCAGGACCCTATTAAAATCTGGGTTTTCAGTCAGGCACTGTGGCTCatgccagtggttctcagccttcctaacactgtgaggCTTTAGTATAggccctcatgttgtggtgacccccaaccataaaattattgtcattgctacctcataactataACATTGCTGCTGTTATAAATCAACTTAAATATCTGCATTTTCTGATGAGATAGGTGATGCCTACCTGTAAGAATGGGTCTTTCCACCCCAAAGGGGatgcagcccacaggttgagaactgctagaTCCTAGCTCTCAGGAGGTTGAAACAAAGGTTACTAGAAGTCTGAGGCCAAcatgagctacacagtgagtgccCACGTGGTGGTGTGGATTGTACCACAGTCCTCTCAAAGagtaaccagtgttcttaacctggGACATCTATTGTTCCAGTTccccctgggctacatagtaagtttcaggccagctggCCTGAactactctgtctcaaaacactgacaaagaaaaaaaaaactagatctgGCTGGGCCTGGCACAGGCCTgtcatcccagtactggggaaagATGGCGTAGTTGCTGTAGTTACAAAGcacatttaaggccagcctgggtagcTTAGTGAGACTCTGACTCACATTTCATAGAAAGTAAACTGaaaagcaaggggttggggatttagctcaatggtagagtgcttgcctagcaagtgcaaggccctgggtttggtccccagctccgagaaaaaagaaaaagaagaagaaaaagcaattcagggccagagagatggagagatggctcagtgcttaagaacactTCTTGCTTTCCCACAGGAcctggctcacaactgcctatactTTGGCCCCagaggatcagatgccctctggcctccaatggacacatgcatgcatgtgggcgcATAAACTCACACGTAGAAACAATAAGTGTTCAAATGAACAAGCAAAAGGGCACAGgtcaggtgtggtagtgcacacctttaatcccagcacttgggagatagggGCAAGTGGTCACTGTCACGTTGGGGCCACTCTGGTCTACATAGACCATGTCTAAAGCAAAAGTCAGACAAACAAAGGGTaaaggatgtagctcagtagggCATCAGGCATATCCATAGTGCACAGGCAAGCATAATATATCCATCCTTACGTAATATAAACACCCACGTACAGAAAAGGAATACAAATAGAAACAGGTATTCAAACCAAGCCACTCTGGTGAGACCTAAGGATTGGCGTCACAGCCCAATTCTGGCTCCTCTCCAACATGCCCCTTTCCTGGTGCATTAGAGCAGCTGGTGGGTATCTTCTGAGCACTATTCATGGTCTGACTCACCTAATTCTTACACTGAAGAGAAAGGCTGGGCATTAATGCCATTCCATCGAGTTTAGAGGCACAATGGATACGTTGCTAAGGCCATGCAGTTCTAAATAGCCAAGCAGTGGCGTCTGCTGTTTCAGAAAGAAATGGCAGTGACTCCATGGCTCTGTCCACCTCTCCTGCGCCACCTCCTCACACTGTCCCTCTGGCCAGCAAGGCTTGGCTACATTCTCCTGgaggtccatttttttttttcttttctatttttcggagctggggaccgaacccagggccttgtgcttgctaggcaagcgctctaccactgagctaaatccgcaacccccTGGAGGTCCATTTTTAAAGCTGACCTCCAAGCCTTTAAGGTTGCTATAGAGACTTCTCCCTCAACTTAAACGTGACTTCATCCTATGACTCTTCGCAGGATTTCTAGCTACCTGAAACTATGAGATATTTCCTAGGCTCCCCTCTGCCTTCTATGTAGGAGAACATCAGCTCCAGCGGGGTGGGGCCTTATTCTCTGTATCCGCTTCTTTCTCCAAAGCCGGAGTTGTAGACATCCAGTTGGTACCATAAATCCAGGTGCCCAATATAATAAAACTGCCCATCCTGACAGCCCTCACACTATGGCTGGAAGCTCAGAATTCTGAAAGGAAAGGATCAGGCGGAACACAGGGGTTTCTGAGAACGTCTAACCTCCCAGGAAGGCTGAACCCCACCTCTGCATGTCCTGCAGACGCTTGAGTTGATTCTGCAGCCGCTGCATGGGGTCTTGCAACCGACGGTGCTGTCTTCGTACAGCCCCAGCCAGGGCCTGGAGGAGAAGAGTTTGGCGCTGGGTGTCTTTCAGGTTCTGCAGTGCCTGCGTCATGGCGATAtctatgtgtgtggggggaaacAGAGGTGGCTGTCAACATCTCTGTCACCCGGGGTTTCACTGCCCATTGGGCTGGCCCCACGAGTCACCCTGAGCCTCAGTCTCTTGATCCATCAGCTCCAGGCTCTGGTCTAGCTCTTGGTTCTCTGCCCGAAGGCGGGCCACAGTGGCTTCCAGCTCCAACTTCCGAAGGATCTGGTGGAATCAGGTAAGGGTCAGAAGGTCAGATGCTTGGTCTTCCTGGGGCTTAGCCAGGCTGCACTAACTTCTGGGTGGCACTTGGTTCCTCACCTCAACTCCTGGGAGGTGGCTGACAggcttttctttgtttaaatggCTCAGGTCTGACACAGAAGCACCAAGAATCTCCCTAGCTCTTTCCCTCCTGGTATTGCACTCCACCGTCTTGGTTTGCTGTCTGTGTGGTGACTCCAACATCTTTGTCAGAGGCTTAttagttctctctttttattgagacagggttttggtGTGTAACTAGCTCAGACTGCCCTTAAACTCATAGTCCTCTTGCTTCGgcatccaagtgctgggatagcaGGCAAGTATCCATatacccagctttttttttttttttttcaatgcgtgtctgtgtaccacatgcatgcaggcaccaGGGGAGGCTAGAAGGTGTTAGACGCCCTAGAACTGAAGTCACAGTTGACGGTTAGACATCTGCTCTGGATGCTGGGATGTGAACtggggtcctcttcaagagcagcaagtgctcttagctgttgagccatctctctaggttCCCCCTAGTCTTGACATCTTCCTTGTGTTCCTTAGCGGCTCTGTCAAACCCTTCCTTTCCCTATCTCctcttttcagttttgtttatcCTATCGACTTTTGACCAGgtccctctgtagcccaggctggcttcggACTCACggtgatccttctgcttcctcctgagtgctgagactacagaTCCTCAGCTTTCCTCAGGACCTTCCTTTCTCCAACACCAATGCCCCACGTCCATATACCACTGCTCCCCACCTTGTGCCTGGCTCCCCCTAGACCACAACCCTCAGGAGCACAAAAATCTGTGCTGTTTTGTAACATGGTGTCCCTGACAGTCCCACCTCCAGGGCCTAGAGCAAAAATATTTGCAAgctgacttttggttgaaagagaATATTAACAGCACAGGCTTCTCACCTTTGGATTGTCCTGGTGGCCATACCTAGAGAAATGAGACCAGAGTTAGGAGGTGGCTGGGGCTTTCagagaagaaggcagagaaaaaaaaaaaaaaaaaaagaggtggtggTTGTGGACAAAGTTAGACAAAACTGGGGAAGATAGGAATCAATGAACTAAGAAGCAGTTACCAGAGGAGGTTTCCCTGGATCGTCTTGATACTCCTACAttggaaagatggagagaaaggagTTGCTGCGGGCCGTGCCTATGCCTTTCCCACTGTCTAGCCCACTCCCCTGCACTAGGTTTGACTTACCTCTCACTACGCACATGCTGCATGATGTAGGCCCAGATGTCAGCGCCCTGACCCAGACATAGCCTGAAGGGATACAGCATAAAGTATGTTTGGAGCATTGCCCAGGAGGGCCCTCCATCATCTCCACAGTTACGGTGGTGGAAAGTTACAAGATTTCTCACTTCTGTGGGTAAGCCTGGGGGTGTCACTAAGAGGTTATTCTTATTCCACGACGGGGTTCTCTTTCTTCTACGAGAGGTTTAGTTGTAGTCACTTCCAGAGATGGGTGTAAGAGGTCTCCATCCTAGGAAATGGTCTTTCATAGCAGGGTCATGTTTTACTGTTTCTGCAGATTTGGTCCCCAATAGAGCAGCCATTGCTAACTGCCTAGTGTCATCTTTGCTTAGGGTGAGAGTGGCAGAGTTGAGGTGCTGTAGGGACCTCCTTATTCTGCAGATCCTATTTTTACACTGTGGGTAGAGTGTCTTATTCTCGATGTAGGGCGGGGATCTTACTCCTCGAGGCTAATTCCAGGATGGGGAGTCCTTAATCCAGAAACAGTCTCACCTGCGCATTGTCGACTCCCGGGGGCGGGCCGCTAGGGGCACTCCCATCTCTTCAGCAGCCCAGTGACTGAGTTCCCGCTCTTCCTGCATTAGTTCCATGGCTGTCACAGAGCTCGGCTGCAAACGCAGCTTCCCGCACTCTCTTTAAGTATGGCGCCCATCTATGACGTCAGGAGTGCGACGCTGAGATGTCACCGGTTGCCAAGCAGACTGCCGGTCCCAGTTGCCGGGTTTCTGAATCAGGCGGCTACTCTTAAAGGCTCTTGGCGCTCCAGTGTACGTAGCTTagtgaatgaaaaggaaaaggacGAGGTGACGTTCAGACGCCCACTTATCCACCTTTGTTCTTTCACTCATTGTAAGAGGCAAAAGGTCCTAAAGATTTCACtctattttcttgaaaaaaaatgcgACTTGTAAGAAATTCCCCTTTCCCAAAGTCTAGCATTTAGATAAAACCCAGCATTCCGTCAGGGACTTAGGAAAGTCATTTCTACTTGCTAAAAGTAGTCATCTTTGGCAGACTAGGACTCTTCCATTAACCTATGCCTGTGGTGGCGTTCATTAATATATCGAGGTCTATGCTAGCTTCTAGGTTCCCTCAGGCGCTTCTCACAAGTACCTCTCGCAGAGTTATCCTGCCTGACACATCCCGCCCCTACCCTAAACCTCTCTAGCTCCTATGCTTTGGCCAGTTTCAGATTCTTGTTTAACTCAGCCATTTTGGCCACTCACCTCTTGATTCCCAAGCACCCCTTGTGTCCTCTTGGCACTCTCTCTCcagtcttttcttcctctcttgccCATCCCCCGCCCCCACTCCCTACCAGATCCAcacgctccaactgcctctcagccatttctttcatacACTGTCCTCTTTAACCCtggtaaatcaaagttccagacaCTAGTAATTTAGCagttagatttacatgttaaattcccagtccacaatacatccacacgacaaattcactgccaattagtAAAGATTTAAACAGCCCACCTAGACAAGAAAAAACTGACccagaccacctggatctggatcatcctgctccgttatctccatcttgattttcttcactcctcatcctctctccttcctagactttcccccgcctgcccttccttctcttccaatgataggCTACTCCTTACGCCTCgatgcataatgacatcatcctacactccTGCACGAGTGCATGCATGCTTGCGTGTGTGTTGTACACCTCTGGTGTGTGCTGGCGGAGCCCTGCCGTTATGTGTACAGGTAGTGCCAAGAGGAAGATGGcagccatctctctccctctctcttactaccttaaaacagggtctctcactgagtgTGGACTCCTGGCTGTGAGCTGCTGAGCTCCAGCcacctttcttctgtctctgccctccatCTAGTCCTTCCCTTAGCACTGGACTAGCAGGTACTCCCAGCACAACCCAGCCACAGCCACACTTGGCTTTTCACCTAATTGCTGGGGCCATCAACTGCCagtttctctgtttttatttggttttttgttttttcttttttgctgttgttgtttttaaatgccCTGTGCTCACTAAGTAGCCCTGACTGGGCTAGAAtttgccatgtagaccaggctggctttgagcttaTAGAGATCTGCTTATTTCTGTCTCCAGAGGACTTGGATTAAAAGTCCGTTCCGTCAAGCCTAGCCTCATTTTGTTTTGTGGCAAGCTCTGTTTATAATGTCCAAGCTGCTATCGAACTAAGATATCCTTCTACCTCATTGTCCTAAGAATGACCTAAAAGGTGGCTGATTGCAGAGTGCGACCCTATGTGAGACTGGAAAGTCCCTTTTAATGGATTGGCCATATATAGAGTATTTCAGGTATGATGTGGTTGTGTGTTAATACCCTTAATGGTCAAAGACTGTGGTCATGGTAGACTCTTTGTtccttaaaaatattatttatatttagctTATGTACACAAATGTTTATTTGGgcactgcatgtgtgtctgaTGCCCAAGGAAGTCAGAAGGCTTTGGGATCCTGGATTtagaattacagatggtcgtgagctgccgtgtttgtgctgggaatcaaactctgttCTCTGTAAGAGTaacaagtgatcttaaccactgagctatctctccagaaccTAGACTCTTCACCCTTGAGTGGCTTagcactttttatttgttttttatttctgtatctgtgtaagtgtgtggtgggtgtgtgtatgtgtgatgtgatgtatgtgtgcagtgtgtgtatgtgtgtgatatgtatgtgtgtgatatgatgtatgtgtgtagtatttgtgtatatgtgtatgcatgtagtatatatgatgtatgttgtagtatgtgtgtatgtgtgtagtgtgtgatgtatgtgtgtagtatgtgtgtatatgtgtatgcatgtagtatatatgatgtatgttgtagtatgtgtgtatgtgtgtagtgtgtgtgatgtatgtgatgtatgtgtgtagtgtgtgtgtatgtgtgtgtagtgtgtgtgatgtatgtgtgtagtgtgtgtatgtgtgtgtgtagtgtgtgtgatgtatgtgtgcagtgtgtgtgatatgatgtatgtgatatgatgtgtgtatgtgatgtatgtgtgtagtgtgtgtgatgtatgtgtgcaatgtgtgtgtgatgtaatgtgatgtatgtgtgtgatatgatgtgtgtctgtgtatgatgtatgtgtgtagtgtgtgtgatgtatatgtgtagtgtTTGATgtatatgtgcagtgtgtgtgtgtagtgtgtgtgatgtatgtgtgcagtgtgtgtgtgtatgatatgatataatgtatgtgtgtgctgtgatgtatatgcgcgcgtgtgtgtgtgtgatgtatgtgtgtagtgtgtatgcaCACAAGCCTGGGTGCCTGCTTGCCTATATGTGCAGCATGTATATGCAGTGTtagtggagaccagaagagggtatcaaatcccgtagaactggagttatgggtagttgtgagctaccattggttg is part of the Rattus norvegicus strain BN/NHsdMcwi chromosome 1, GRCr8, whole genome shotgun sequence genome and harbors:
- the Haus5 gene encoding HAUS augmin-like complex subunit 5 isoform X1; protein product: MELMQEERELSHWAAEEMGVPLAARPRESTMRRLCLGQGADIWAYIMQHVRSERSIKTIQGNLLWYGHQDNPKILRKLELEATVARLRAENQELDQSLELMDQETEAQDIAMTQALQNLKDTQRQTLLLQALAGAVRRQHRRLQDPMQRLQNQLKRLQDMQRKAKVDVTFGPVVSAAPALEPEVLSDVRAACSLRTQFLQNLLTPQARGGSILSPCDDHVGTSYQQWLTSVESLLTNHPAGHILAALEYLAAERESEIRSLCYGEGLKEEGLKEEVLSRPQAPDSSGSSQVLPSTVHLIQEGWQAVGTLVTQRSALLSERQVLTGRLQGLVEEMERLSLGSNERKVLLLELRRSSLWAELKALHAQSQELESAVGHRQLLLRELQAKRQRILQWRQLVEERQEQIRLLIKGNSASKTRLSRGPEEVLALIRQKLVPTSEAVAPQSQELLRCLKEEAKHLPHIILGPLPPYQVKGLKPLSRILPSIHQLHPTTPRGSSLLLLSHTLGLPVGKAPELLLPRAASLRQDLLFLQDQWGLRGGNLSVKTSLPPGPSTQAHPNSGFWASISVPATLTHDSETSRDGRPR
- the Haus5 gene encoding HAUS augmin-like complex subunit 5, which codes for MELMQEERELSHWAAEEMGVPLAARPRESTMRRLCLGQGADIWAYIMQHVRSERSIKTIQGNLLWYGHQDNPKILRKLELEATVARLRAENQELDQSLELMDQETEAQDIAMTQALQNLKDTQRQTLLLQALAGAVRRQHRRLQDPMQRLQNQLKRLQDMQRKAKVDVTFGPVVSAAPALEPEVLSDVRAACSLRTQFLQNLLTPQARGGSILSPCDDHVGTSYQQWLTSVESLLTNHPAGHILAALEYLAAERESEIRSLCYGEGLKEEGLKEEVLSRPQAPDSSGSSQVLPSTVHLIQEGWQAVGTLVTQRSALLSERQVLTGRLQGLVEEMERLSLGSNERKVLLLELRRSSLWAELKALHAQSQELESAVGHRQLLLRELQAKRQRILQWRQLVEERQEQIRLLIKGNSASKTRLSRGPEEVLALIRQKLVPTSEAVAPQSQELLRCLKEEAKHLPHIILGPLPPYQVKGLKPLSRILPSIHQLHPTTPRGSSLLLLSHTLGLPVGKAPELLLPRAASLRQDLLFLQDQWGLRGGNLSVKTSLPPGPSTQELLQIQESQEKEQNENMGQTLKKLLNLLKQALEQIPELQGIVEDWWEQPGQAALSEELRQGLSLSQWQRRWAQAQVALQQPYK